A window of Candidatus Bathyanammoxibius amoris genomic DNA:
ACGCCTGTCTTCGGCCCTTTTGCCTCCCTGTAAACAAATACCACGTCAATGTCGGAACTATAACACATCTCCCTGCCGCCAAGTTTGCCTAGGGCGAGAACTCCAAATTCAGGCGCGTCACCTTCCCAGTCAACGCCTTTTGCGCACATGTGAAAGGCGTTTACGAGGACGGCTTCCGCCAGTCCGGAAAGGTCTTCCATGGTAGTCTTCATGTCGGCCTTGCCCAGTATGTCTCTGACGCCGATGCGGAGGATCTCCTGGTTCTTGTACCCGTGGAGGCACCGCAATGTATCCGGGGCATGTGCCATAATGGCGGAGAGCTCGGCGGTCATCTCTTTTGTGTCCTTGTGCTCACCGATAATCAGTGAATCTATGAGCTGGTCTACCATGCCGGGGTTCTTTATAAGTATGTCGGAAAGGAACTGGCTCCAGGCGCACAGGTCCACGAAGACCTCCAGGGCCTGTGGGTTTTCCACCAGCATCTGGAAGAAGATGGTCTTGGCGCCGAGCGAGGCCGTGCAGCGTTCCAGATTGTTGAGGGCCATATCAGGGTCCGGGGCGCGTTTAAGCATGGATAAGAGGGAGGGCGCCATACTGGCAAAGAAGGCGCGGGTTCTTGGGGAATCATGAAGCGGAGGAGCCTCTCTGGAAAGCAGCTCTATGTTTCGGTGGGCCTTGGTCAGGTCCTTAAAATTGTACTTTGCAAGCATACTTTCCATCTGCTCGACTGTGTGTTCGGGGTCCAGAATCAGGTCCACCTCCGGCGCGGAGGCCTCGCCCTCCTCTCCAAAGAGGTTATGGAATAAATTGTTAAGTATACGGTTGGTCCTCCTTGTATGCTTGCCCAGTTCCTTCTGGAACCTTTCCTGTGCCGTAGCCGTTTTTGTGTCACGGAAGCCGAGCTTTAGCGCAAGCTTACGCTGTTCCTCAACATCAGGGGAGAACTTGTGGACCTGCAGCTCATGCATGGTCTGTAGCCGGTGCTCAAGCGTCCTCAAGAACGTGTAACTCTCCTCCAGTGATTTCCTTTCATGTGGTTCGAGACATCTTGTCTCCTCCAACAACTCAAGGGAGCGGAGGGTGTTGTGATGTCTGATATCCGGATGCAGCCCGCCGTGGAACAGTTGCAGGAACTGCACCGTGAATTCCACGTCCCTTATCCCCCCAAACCCCGTTTTAACCTCCAGGTGGGCCTCGCCCTTCTTTTCAACCACACTCTCTATCCTTCTCTTCAATCTCTTTATCTCGTTTATCTCGGCCAGCCTCAGGAACCTCTGATACACAAACGGCGTGATACTCTCCATAAACGCCTTACCCAGAGGCATGTTTCCGGCCACAGGCCGGGCCTTTATCAGGGCCTGTCTCTCCCACGTACTGCCCTGGGTCTGGTAGTAATTGCAATAGGCGTTAAGCGACCTCACCAGGGGACCAAAGCGTCCCTCCGGCCTGAGACGGGTATCCACCCTGAAGACGTAGCCTTCACTGGTACTTGTCCTGAGTAGGTGTACCACCTGCTCGGCCAGCCTGTGGTAATATTCCGCAGCCGCAGCCTCCTCAAGCCCCAGACCCTCAGGTGAGTACACAAAGATTATGTCGATGTCGGAGCTGTAATTTAGCTCCTCGCCCCCCAGCTTCCCCATGGCAATGACCACAAAACCTATTTTCTCAGGGTCTTGCTCTTTAATCTGGAATTTTTCTCTAAGTTGCTCATGGGCAACACGCAGCGCCGCCTGCGCCTCTACCTCCGCAAGGTCAGTGATTGCCTTTGTAACCGTTGAGAGCGAGGCACCCAGCACCAGGTCAAGGTAGCCTATTCGCAACAACTCCCTCCGTTTAAACCTTCGCAGGGTATTAAGTCTTTTATCAAACGACTGAAGCACGTCTATCTCGGAGAACAATACCCTTCTCAGCCCGTCCTTGCTTGCAAACTTCTCCTTCTCATCAAGACCCGACAGCCAGTAAAAGTACTCCGGGTTCCGGATCAGGGTATTGGAAAACGCCTGGCTGGAGCCGAAGAGACCCACCAGCATATAGACAGACGACGGGTTCTGTCTCATGTAGGAATACAGGTTCATCCCGCTGCAGCATGCCGCGGCAAACCTCTCCATGTTGTTCAAGGCCGCGTCCGGGTCGGGGCAATCTTTCAATGCGTCTGTGAGGAAGGGCAACACCTCAAGGAAGAGCTCCGCCTTTGGCAGACTGCCGGCCAGGGCCTTGAGGTTTTTGCGGGCAAGCCTCGCATTCTGAAGTCCATAGCCTCTGAGAGCGGCGGATACTCTCGACTCCTCCATCTCCTCACCCAGGACTATGTCTCTTAATTCCAGTGAACAGGTGTCCGGCAACTTTGTCATGGAAACATCTCTTCCCAAACGAGAAATGAACAAGAAGGGACAAAAGTGTATGCGGGCAAAGACCGTGTCAGCGGCAAGTTTGTTTTAACGGGAACCCTGACGAATCCTGCCCCTGCGGGATTCTTCGCTCAAAAGACTCAGAATGACACCGGGCATTGGGGCAACCTTTTCAGAGGTCTTTAGCGTCTCTTTAATAAATACTCAAACACACCCATGGCCGCCAGGGCACCCTGGCCGGCGGCTATAACAATCTGTTTATCCTTAACGTTTGTAACGTCACCGGCGGCAAAAAGACCCGGAACACCGGTGGAGGTGTCACAGTCCACAACTATTT
This region includes:
- the glnE gene encoding bifunctional [glutamate--ammonia ligase]-adenylyl-L-tyrosine phosphorylase/[glutamate--ammonia-ligase] adenylyltransferase — its product is MTKLPDTCSLELRDIVLGEEMEESRVSAALRGYGLQNARLARKNLKALAGSLPKAELFLEVLPFLTDALKDCPDPDAALNNMERFAAACCSGMNLYSYMRQNPSSVYMLVGLFGSSQAFSNTLIRNPEYFYWLSGLDEKEKFASKDGLRRVLFSEIDVLQSFDKRLNTLRRFKRRELLRIGYLDLVLGASLSTVTKAITDLAEVEAQAALRVAHEQLREKFQIKEQDPEKIGFVVIAMGKLGGEELNYSSDIDIIFVYSPEGLGLEEAAAAEYYHRLAEQVVHLLRTSTSEGYVFRVDTRLRPEGRFGPLVRSLNAYCNYYQTQGSTWERQALIKARPVAGNMPLGKAFMESITPFVYQRFLRLAEINEIKRLKRRIESVVEKKGEAHLEVKTGFGGIRDVEFTVQFLQLFHGGLHPDIRHHNTLRSLELLEETRCLEPHERKSLEESYTFLRTLEHRLQTMHELQVHKFSPDVEEQRKLALKLGFRDTKTATAQERFQKELGKHTRRTNRILNNLFHNLFGEEGEASAPEVDLILDPEHTVEQMESMLAKYNFKDLTKAHRNIELLSREAPPLHDSPRTRAFFASMAPSLLSMLKRAPDPDMALNNLERCTASLGAKTIFFQMLVENPQALEVFVDLCAWSQFLSDILIKNPGMVDQLIDSLIIGEHKDTKEMTAELSAIMAHAPDTLRCLHGYKNQEILRIGVRDILGKADMKTTMEDLSGLAEAVLVNAFHMCAKGVDWEGDAPEFGVLALGKLGGREMCYSSDIDVVFVYREAKGPKTGVSNQLTDISHRLMKALGEMTEWGTLYRMDTRLRPEGRGGILVTSLDSFAKYYSGGAGLWEKQALTKARWIAGDEGLGREVMGAVEECIYAGQWRPEMVDEIAEMRGRMEQSTTGKDIKRGFGGIVDIEFIAQLLQLKYGGDYPDIRTPNTLDALHNIYDSRLMEEKHYKSLVSAYKFLRKVESRLRIVHDITQDKLPESHEALDKLAKRLGYSPDEIPSPAEGLLADNESHTSLTREIFREICDVHRHA